In Arachis hypogaea cultivar Tifrunner chromosome 7, arahy.Tifrunner.gnm2.J5K5, whole genome shotgun sequence, the genomic window AAGCTCCTGAGAATTAAGAGAATGGAAGGATCCTATAACGTCCCCCCATCCTCCTCTGGAACGAGGGTTTGGCGATGAATCACGTGGTCGATCAGTGCTTCTGTTTCTGTGCTGCTTAGACCTGTGGACGAGAGCTTTGACTTTCTGAGCTTTCAGTCTTCCGAAACTTGGGCTTATTGAGGATGAGGACGAATCAATGCCTATTGTGATGTCTGCCGCTGTCCAACCAtaataacaaataacaaatatATGTTAGCAAACATGTCATCCCGACCACATGTTTGAATGAAtacatgagagagagagagaagatgccTGCCTCTGTCCAGCCAtaataacaaataacaaatatATGTTAGCAAAAATGTCATCCAGACCACATGTTTGAATGAATgcatgagagagaaagagagagagaccgATGTCTTGTTGCTGAGAGGAGGAGGAggcggtggcggtggtggtgatGGAGGGAGTAGTGCGCCAAAGAGAAATCAATGGAGGCCTTTGAGAGAATGATGGCAAGTCCCACCACCACCATCGTCTGGAATTGTAATTGGAACTGGggaccaaggttgcgagaactgaATCGGTCATTGAATCGGTTGAGTGACTAGTTCAATGGTTCAATCGTTTTATCGGAGTTGATTTCTGGttgaatcaatttaattaaatatataataaaattattcaaaattcaatatacaatatcaaatattcaaattcaataatttataaattaataaaatttaaagtgatACAATTTTACATCATAACTTGttcatattttatcattaaaatttcacaaaataaaaatttctaattaaCTTCTAAGTTCTAATAAAGTAAACAGCAATAATACTCATCACATCAACaacaaaagtttagaataaaaaaatttaacaataacTTCTAATAATCAAGTAATTAGCAACAACCAAAAACACAAACTTAAGCAAAAACTCAAACCATCAGCAACAAAGAattcaaaatcacaaaaaaattataacaaagacTTCTATTCAAGTATCAACAACATCTCAGAATCCAAAACCCGAAAAATTAAGCAAAGAATCCAAACTCAGCATCGAAACTAAATTCAAAATCACATAAGCAACAACCCCAACTAAAAACACAATCCCAACTCATAATCTAGGACACAAACTCAACTCAGAATCTTAGAACTTGAAATTGAGAACTTCGTGATTCTTCCATCTTCAacatacaacaaaaaaaaattaaccatcaacAACATTAACTCAGTAAAATTATTCAACCGAATCATTCAATTCAACCATTATTCCACAAAATCAGCAACTCAGAATCAGTATTATTAACAAAAGTAGAAAACaggaaaaaataaattgaagCAGCAGTGCCTACCGGTGGCAAGGAAGGAATGGGAAGTAACGACGATGGAGGAAGGGACGTGAGCTCGGAGCCTCGGACAGAGAGCAGACCTTCGCGACAGAGACGACCGAGCTCGGACAGagggagagacagagagagagagagagatcgaagGGACGAGTACCAAGCAACCCTTCGCGACTGGCAATGGCGACAGCGACGCCACGAGCTAGACCCAGACTTTCGTGCGACGGCAAGGAGAAGAGGAACGATGCGATGGGGGCCAAGCTGCAAACCTCCCACAACCGGCGACGGCACCCACAGTCTATCATCATCGACAACAACAGCTCCTTCCCAGCTCTTTATAAACATTAAAACGGCATCATTTTAAGCATTATGGCCGAACCAATAACACTTATAAAACTGACGATTCAGACggtttttcaattaactactaaTTCGACCGATTTTTAGATCATTTTTATACAAGGAGGTTCTACATGTCATCCGGACCGACTAAACAATTGGTTTTCGCTTAATCGAATTGAACCAATCGATTCGGTTCGATTTTTAAAACCTTCGATAACGTTACATTTCTTAACACTGACAATTAGATTTCACAACTTTACATCGATGAGTATTTACTTTACGTAAAGGAATATTATAATTAGGTGAATGTCATAGTGTCTAAAACATAGTACCTAATTTactaaaaaagtttaaaaattaatatttaatttaaaaaatataaaaataaataatttttaaaaattaaaatttactaaaataataaattagataaaatttagaCAACAACTCATAAACATTATTAAATTGGCCCGATAACAATTAACACTATAGCTACGACCActaaaatcacatttttataacatatatatatataacattaattctaatttaataattataagttATACTTAAAGCTATTAGACTTGAAAGTTGGATCTGACTTTGCGCCATAACCTTTTATAAACATTCACATTCAACTTCAATAGATTTATTAACTTTATTATTGTAGATTAATAGATTTATTAACTTTATTATTGTAGATTTGTAGTCTATTAAATCGACTGAagtaaggttctgaaaatcgaatcaGTTATTAAATCAttctaattattagtttattagtcCAATCAATTTAATTGGTAGTTCAATTAGAAGAactgttttagaataaaataataaataaattataaatagacattctaaaataataatagtctaatataaatattaaaatacttttcaaatttaaaacaatacataaaatattctcaaccaaatccatatgatcttatcaaaatataaactcaacttaaatattaaaaagaaatatcaaatattaaataCCAACATAAGTATTTATCAATCATGAAAATTCGCAAGAACTTGTTGCAAACCACACTAACAGCAGCTCTCAAATGATAAACTCAATCAAAAATACCATGAACAAGACACTAAACAGAGCATAAAGTAACCGcattaaacctgaaatcactaaagataaacaaaaataaaaaatttcaataatgatttgatttctattttttgcagcagtaaaaaaatttcaacaaaaattttagaaattgaaAAAATAGCAGCAGCACAAAATCAATGAGCAGAAGTACAAAAATTTccgtaattatttgattttcattttagCAGCAATAACCAAATATCAAAAAAACTTCCAGAAATTAAAAACACAGCAACAACACAAAATTAATGAGTAGCAGCACAAAATTTGAATAATGATTTCCTTTCCATTAATTGATTCACAAATTTTGCACCAACCAGCAGGAAAATTAACATTATCACCAAGAGACAAATAGATTGACAAGCAGTTTACTTTATTCCCTCTTGGAAGTATACGAATCCGCCTAAAAATCAAATCCGAATACCAAAAGCAGAACTTGAcagaaccaaaaataaaaaaacatcagCAACAAAAATTACCAAATACCAAAAGAAGAACTTaacaaaacttaaaataaaaaagaatcaacaacaaaaattaaataccAGCAACAAATAATCACTCCTAAACCCTGAAATCAATAACTATTTCAACAAAAATTCAGAAACACCATACTCAAAAACCCCTAGACGACACAACAGCATAAGTGCATAACAAAGATTAcaaattccaaattcaaaacattgatcacaaattaattaatttcagttTTAGAAATCCAAAATCAATGATCAGACAccatcaaaatcaaattcaaaacactgaaACAGCCTCAACAGAGCATCAAGGAAAATCGCTAAACAGTGCCACTAACCTTCCATTGAGAACAGGGCGACGACGGTGAGATGACGAAGACACGACAAAGACACGACGGTGACACGACGGTGAAGTAGCTCGAAGCCTCGAACAGCGAAGTCACCAGGGGAATGGACGACGTGCCGAGCTAGAAGAGAAGGTCTGGCCGTATGGGTTTGGGACAGGGGAAGGAGAAGGCCACGGAGACACCGACAACCACGGACGGCGGTGCCAGTTCTGCTGACGAAGCTGGGTTTAGGGTTCCTTACGGTTCCGTTAACTGAAGTTATCTTTACAGTTATGCATAATAAtgatattttagaaataaaaacctGGAAGGGAGACAATTGACGGAGGCACATGAGAGCTCTGCTAGGGTTTCATCCGAGGAGGATGACCTAATGCAACGAAGTACCGAAAAGGTCAAAACTCGTGAGGCTGATCTTAACCAACCGGGTGAAAAGATGGATCCCATGACGAGGAATGATGCAAATAACTCGACAAGGCCAAAAGTCTCATATAGAGACTCCCTTTTGGTAACCCTAGGCACTATGGATAAAGACTCAAGCCCGCGCTCTCTAAACTCTAATGAGAGCGAGCCGAATCCAGAGGATCGCTAGTATATGGACAAGGAAAATCTGCAAAGGGAAGATAAACCCTTTGATCCTTGCCCTGAGATCAAAGTGACAAAGGAAGAATTTGATGACTGGTGCAAGCCCTGGCATGCTTCACTCATTGTCAAAGTTCTGGGAAAGCGAGTAAATCTCGGCTTCATGGAGCAACGCCTCGGAAGGGACTGGGTAAAGAAAGGTAAGATTAATGTCATTAATATGGATCGTGACTATTTCTTGGTTCATTTTTCAGATGAGGAGGACTACTCCTTCGCGCTCACAAGAGGGTCGTGGATGATAGCTGGACATTACTTGATTGTCCAAAGGTGGAGACCTTTCTTCTTGGAATCAGAAAGAGAAGTAAAGAAGATCGCGGCTTAGATCCGAATCCCGAATTTACCTATCGTACTCTATAACCATCGGTTCCTATGG contains:
- the LOC112703362 gene encoding uncharacterized protein: MTDSVLATLVPSSNYNSRRWWWWDLPSFSQRPPLISLWRTTPSITTTATASSSSQQQDIAADITIGIDSSSSSISPSFGRLKAQKVKALVHRSKQHRNRSTDRPRDSSPNPRSRGGWGDVIGSFHSLNSQELAPDTSFFSVKSFRELGCADYLIQSLQKLSFLRPSNAMAFAPVIAGKTCIIADQSGSGKTLAYLAPIIRRLRQEELEGQCKSSAQAPRVVILAPTAELASQVACNKELNWKLYNRVLMY